A stretch of the Aegilops tauschii subsp. strangulata cultivar AL8/78 chromosome 4, Aet v6.0, whole genome shotgun sequence genome encodes the following:
- the LOC109743094 gene encoding uncharacterized protein isoform X2, which translates to MRGWRCCGRVATGGHQSVDLREGGVRRGHQAAAVAGGERIQCSPAAPYGRRLSPSSPCAAAARDMAKIGRTPWPWDGRGWAGGVRTSAHEQARKLSEEKAVRGMSLSAVVCRPARRRPARSSAAAGYRGLRRRGRMRRRRVPRMLVVLGIDRQRRRASFSHSAGSAPSSGTEYLSEEQCYRVDIPEETSVSLVVPRGLRQVAWESQTEVWFL; encoded by the exons ATGCGTGGATGGCGATGCTGCGGGAGGGTGGCGACCGGCGGGCACCAATCTGTCGACCTGCGGGAGGGCGGCGTCCGACGGGGGCACCAGGCTGCGGCCGTGGCGGGTGGAGAGCGCATCCAATGCTCGCCGGCTGCTCCCTACGGCCGGCGGCTTTCCCCTTCGTCTCCGTGCGCGGCCGCTGCTCGCGACATGGCAAAAATTGGGAGAACTCCATGGCCATGGGATGGCAGAGGgtgggctggaggagtacggacGAGCGCGCATGAGCAGGCGAGGAAGCTGAGCGAGGAGAAGGCAGTGCGAGGGATGTCGTTGTCGGCGGTGGTTTGCCGGCCGGCGCGGAGGCGGCCTGCAAGATCGAGCGCTGCGGCGGGTTACAGGGGGCTAAGAAGGAGAGGTAGGATGCGGCGGCGGAGGGTACCTCGGATGCTGGTGGTGCTCGGGATCGATCGGCAACGGCGGAGAGCTTCGTTCTCCCATTCTGCAG GTTCTGCTCCCTCGAGTGGCACCGAGTATCTATCTGAGGAGCAGTGCTACCGTGTTGATATTCCAG aggaGACCTCAGTATCTCTAGTAGTTCCACGTGGGCTTCGACAAGTAGCTTGGGAATCCCAGACAGAGGTCTGGTTCCTATga
- the LOC109743094 gene encoding uncharacterized protein isoform X1 gives MRGWRCCGRVATGGHQSVDLREGGVRRGHQAAAVAGGERIQCSPAAPYGRRLSPSSPCAAAARDMAKIGRTPWPWDGRGWAGGVRTSAHEQARKLSEEKAVRGMSLSAVVCRPARRRPARSSAAAGYRGLRRRGRMRRRRVPRMLVVLGIDRQRRRASFSHSAGSAPSSGTEYLSEEQCYRVDIPGA, from the exons ATGCGTGGATGGCGATGCTGCGGGAGGGTGGCGACCGGCGGGCACCAATCTGTCGACCTGCGGGAGGGCGGCGTCCGACGGGGGCACCAGGCTGCGGCCGTGGCGGGTGGAGAGCGCATCCAATGCTCGCCGGCTGCTCCCTACGGCCGGCGGCTTTCCCCTTCGTCTCCGTGCGCGGCCGCTGCTCGCGACATGGCAAAAATTGGGAGAACTCCATGGCCATGGGATGGCAGAGGgtgggctggaggagtacggacGAGCGCGCATGAGCAGGCGAGGAAGCTGAGCGAGGAGAAGGCAGTGCGAGGGATGTCGTTGTCGGCGGTGGTTTGCCGGCCGGCGCGGAGGCGGCCTGCAAGATCGAGCGCTGCGGCGGGTTACAGGGGGCTAAGAAGGAGAGGTAGGATGCGGCGGCGGAGGGTACCTCGGATGCTGGTGGTGCTCGGGATCGATCGGCAACGGCGGAGAGCTTCGTTCTCCCATTCTGCAG GTTCTGCTCCCTCGAGTGGCACCGAGTATCTATCTGAGGAGCAGTGCTACCGTGTTGATATTCCAG gtgcttaa